From Salvelinus namaycush isolate Seneca chromosome 27, SaNama_1.0, whole genome shotgun sequence, the proteins below share one genomic window:
- the LOC120022576 gene encoding gonadotropin-releasing hormone II receptor-like, whose protein sequence is MSDDRMSGNWSLCSATPMFPAVNSSFNSSLPPSFMDWEAPTFTAAARVRVAATMVLFVFAAFSNLSVLISVARGRGRRLAAHLRPLIASLASADLVMTFVVMPLDAAWNVTVQWYAGDAMCKLLCFLKLFAMHSSAFILVVVSLDRHHAILHPLDALDAGRRNKRMLLVAWVLSLLLASPQLFIFRAIKAEGVEFTQCVTHGSFHHRWQETAYNMFHFVTLYVFPLLVMSFCYTRILIEISRQMHKGKGGAPCLRRSGTDMIPKARMKTLKMTIVIVASFVICWTPYYLLGIWYWFQPAMLQETPEYVHHALFVFGNLNTCCDPVIYGFFTPSFRADLADVVHCCCRCRSQNISPRSLDRLACRRGRASGEAESDNPSGDQPSGNLG, encoded by the exons ATGTCGGATGACAGGATGTCGGGCAACTGGTCTCTTTGTTCGGCGACGCCAATGTTCCCAGCAGTGAACTCCTCTTTtaactcctccctccctccgtcatTCATGGACTGGGAGGCTCCCACCTTCACCGCCGCTGCCCGCGTCCGCGTGGCCGCCACCATGGTCCTCTTTGTGTTCGCTGCCTTCTCCAACCTCTCTGTGCTGATCAGCGTGGCACGGGGCCGCGGGCGCCGCCTGGCCGCCCATCTCCGGCCACTCATTGCCAGCCTGGCCTCTGCAGACCTGGTGATGACGTTCGTGGTGATGCCGCTGGATGCGGCATGGAACGTCACCGTACAGTGGTACGCCGGTGATGCCATGTGCAAGCTGCTGTGCTTCCTCAAGCTGTTTGCCATGCACTCGTCTGCCTTCATCCTGGTGGTGGTCAGCCTGGATCGCCACCATGCTATTCTGCACCCGCTGGATGCGCTGGACGCCGGACGCAGAAACAAGAGGATGCTGCTGGTTGCCTGGGTCCTCAGCTTGCTCCTGGCCTCCCCACAG CTGTTCATCTTTCGAGCAATCAAAGCCGAGGGAGTGGAATTCACTCAGTGTGTGACGCATGGAAGCTTCCACCATCGCTGGCAAGAGACGGCCTACAACATGTTTCACTTTGTCACGCTTTATGTGTTCCCCCTGTTAGTAATGAGCTTCTGCTACACCCGCATCCTCATCGAGATCAGCCGTCAGATGCACAAAggcaaag GTGGGGCTCCATGCCTGAGGCGAAGTGGCACAGACATGATCCCCAAGGCCCGAATGAAGACCCTGAAGATGACCATCGTGATTGTGGCGTCCTTCGTGATCTGCTGGACGCCCTACTACCTCCTGGGTATCTGGTACTGGTTCCAGCCGGCCATGCTTCAGGAGACGCCCGAGTATGTCCACCACGCCCTTTTCGTCTTCGGCAACCTCAACACATGCTGCGACCCAGTGATATACGGCTTTTTCACACCCTCCTTCCGGGCCGATCTGGCTGATGTGGTCCACTGCTGCTGCCGCTGCCGATCACAGAACATCTCCCCAAGGTCCCTGGACCGCCTGGCGTGTCGGAGGGGCAGGGCAAGCGGTGAGGCAGAGTCTGATAATCCCAGTGGCGACCAGCCAAGTGGAAACCTGGGGTAG